The following coding sequences lie in one Pseudoxanthomonas sp. SE1 genomic window:
- the tgt gene encoding tRNA guanosine(34) transglycosylase Tgt has translation MSRMSFDLLTTDGAARRGRLTFPRGTIETPAFMPVGTYGSVKGILPEHVEDLGAEIILGNTFHLYLRPGLDVIGAHGGLHGFARWNKPILTDSGGFQVFSLAHRRKITEQGVTFASPVDGSKVFLGPEESMHIQRVLGSDIVMIFDECPPVTVDGKPVDPRVIERSMELSLRWAERSKRAHEGNDAALFGIVQGGVHHDLRSRSADGLKAIGFDGYAIGGLAVGETEQERNTTLEHTCPQLPADQPRYLMGVGRPEDLVEAVARGVDMFDCVMPTRNARNGHYFTSFGTVRIRNAKYEHDLQPIEPGCGCYACRNGFTRSYLRHLDRCNEMLAPMLGTLHNLWYYQQVMAQMRAAIAEGRFSDFRAAFYAARGIDPAP, from the coding sequence ATGAGCCGCATGTCCTTCGACCTGCTGACCACCGATGGCGCCGCGCGCCGTGGCCGGCTGACGTTTCCGCGCGGCACCATCGAGACGCCGGCCTTCATGCCGGTGGGCACCTACGGCTCGGTGAAGGGCATCCTGCCCGAGCATGTCGAAGACCTGGGCGCCGAGATCATCCTCGGCAACACCTTCCACCTGTACCTGCGGCCGGGCCTGGACGTGATCGGCGCGCATGGCGGCCTGCACGGGTTCGCGCGCTGGAACAAGCCGATCCTCACCGACTCCGGCGGTTTCCAGGTGTTCTCGCTGGCGCACCGGCGCAAGATCACCGAACAGGGCGTGACCTTCGCCTCGCCGGTCGATGGCAGCAAGGTGTTCCTGGGTCCCGAGGAGAGCATGCACATCCAGCGTGTGCTGGGTTCGGACATCGTGATGATCTTCGACGAGTGCCCGCCGGTGACCGTCGACGGCAAGCCGGTGGATCCGCGGGTGATCGAGCGCTCGATGGAACTGTCGCTGCGCTGGGCGGAACGCTCGAAGCGCGCCCACGAGGGCAACGACGCGGCGCTGTTCGGCATCGTGCAGGGCGGCGTACACCATGACCTGCGCTCGCGTTCGGCCGATGGCCTGAAAGCGATCGGCTTCGATGGTTACGCGATCGGCGGCCTTGCGGTCGGCGAGACCGAGCAGGAGCGCAACACCACGCTCGAACATACCTGTCCACAGTTGCCGGCGGACCAGCCCCGTTACCTGATGGGCGTCGGCCGGCCCGAAGACCTGGTGGAGGCGGTGGCGCGCGGCGTGGACATGTTCGACTGCGTCATGCCGACCCGCAACGCGCGCAACGGCCACTACTTCACCTCGTTCGGCACAGTCCGCATCCGCAACGCCAAGTACGAACACGATCTGCAGCCCATCGAGCCCGGCTGCGGCTGCTATGCCTGCCGCAACGGCTTCACCCGCAGTTACCTGCGCCACCTGGACCGCTGCAACGAGATGCTGGCCCCGATGCTCGGCACCCTGCACAACCTCTGGTACTACCAGCAGGTGATGGCGCAAATGCGGGCGGCCATCGCGGAAGGGCGATTCTCGGATTTCCGGGCTGCCTTCTATGCGGCCCGGGGGATCGATCCGGCGCCCTAG
- the yajC gene encoding preprotein translocase subunit YajC — protein sequence MNLLDFFIAPAFAQAAPAPQGMGGFGLLMPIALIAVMYFLMIRPQMKRAKEHRSMLDKLSKGDEVITSGGIAGTVTDIGDNFVTLEVADNVRVRVQKAAVGNVLPKGTLKSA from the coding sequence ATGAATCTGCTTGATTTCTTCATCGCCCCCGCGTTCGCGCAGGCCGCGCCGGCCCCGCAGGGCATGGGTGGCTTCGGCCTGCTGATGCCGATCGCCCTGATCGCCGTCATGTACTTCCTGATGATCCGCCCGCAGATGAAGCGCGCGAAGGAACATCGCTCGATGCTGGACAAGCTGTCCAAGGGCGACGAGGTCATCACCTCCGGCGGCATCGCCGGTACCGTCACCGATATCGGCGACAACTTCGTCACCCTGGAAGTGGCCGACAACGTGCGCGTGCGCGTGCAGAAGGCCGCCGTGGGCAACGTGCTGCCCAAGGGCACGCTGAAGTCCGCCTGA
- the secD gene encoding protein translocase subunit SecD, with product MLEFPRWKYVLILIVVLASALYALPNLYPQDPSVQITANRGFAIDAALRSRVDAALKDAGVQAREVDTEAASMLVRLPSLEAQTTANDALREALGQDYLVALSLASTVPDWLGNIGARPMVQGLDLQGGVHFVLQVDQKAALDKRVDGYLEDTRVTLRDKRVRYTSVERRPNNSIVVTLADGEDVAAAQQALAQTLSSRGNTAGTLATGSGLTYQAAGQQITIGLPQAELEQIASEAIEQNLTTLRNRINEIGVAEPIIQRQGNDRVVVQLPGVQDTAEAKRLIGATATLEFRAVVEGNAADAVASGRIPPEAKVYQLRDNAGPVLLNKRVLASGDEMVNARVGVDNNGLPAVDVTLNNIAGQRMFDYTSANVGKLMSVVYIERVPTVTMVDGKEVRSVRVREEALAPTRIAGVFGKNFQTTGLEKTEADNLAKLLRAGSLAAPMDFIEERVVGPSLGAENVARGTKAVVFSFVFALAFFLVYYRMFGLITCIALLLNLVMVVAVMSLFGATMTLPGFAGLALTIGMSVDANVLINERIREELRAGVPPQAAIATGYDKASGTIFDSNMTALLAGVALYAFGTGPLKGFAVTMVIGILTSVFTAVTVSRGIATLIYGGRRKIKSIAI from the coding sequence ATGCTTGAATTCCCACGCTGGAAATATGTCCTGATCCTGATCGTCGTGTTGGCGAGCGCGCTGTATGCGCTGCCCAACCTGTATCCGCAGGATCCGTCCGTGCAGATCACCGCCAACCGCGGCTTCGCCATCGACGCCGCCCTGCGCAGCCGCGTGGATGCCGCGTTGAAGGATGCGGGCGTGCAGGCCAGGGAGGTCGATACCGAGGCCGCCAGCATGCTCGTGCGCCTGCCCAGCCTGGAAGCGCAGACCACGGCCAACGATGCCTTGCGCGAGGCGCTCGGCCAGGACTACCTGGTCGCGCTGAGTCTCGCATCCACCGTGCCGGACTGGCTGGGCAACATCGGCGCGCGTCCGATGGTGCAGGGCCTGGATCTGCAGGGCGGCGTGCACTTCGTGCTGCAGGTCGACCAGAAGGCGGCGCTGGACAAGCGTGTCGACGGCTATCTGGAAGACACCCGGGTCACCCTGCGCGACAAGCGCGTCCGCTATACCTCGGTCGAACGCCGACCCAACAACAGCATCGTGGTGACGCTGGCGGATGGCGAGGACGTTGCCGCCGCGCAGCAGGCACTGGCGCAGACCCTCAGTTCGCGTGGCAACACGGCCGGCACGCTGGCCACGGGTTCGGGCCTGACCTACCAGGCCGCGGGCCAGCAGATCACCATCGGCCTGCCGCAGGCGGAACTGGAGCAGATCGCCAGCGAGGCGATCGAACAGAACCTCACCACATTGCGCAACCGCATCAACGAGATCGGCGTGGCCGAGCCGATCATCCAGCGCCAGGGCAACGACCGCGTGGTCGTCCAGCTGCCCGGCGTGCAGGATACGGCCGAGGCCAAGCGCCTGATCGGCGCGACCGCGACGCTGGAATTCCGCGCCGTGGTGGAAGGCAATGCCGCCGACGCCGTGGCCAGCGGCCGCATCCCGCCGGAGGCCAAGGTCTACCAGCTGCGCGACAACGCCGGTCCGGTGCTGTTGAACAAGCGCGTGCTGGCGTCCGGCGACGAAATGGTCAATGCCCGCGTCGGCGTGGACAACAACGGCCTGCCGGCCGTGGACGTCACCCTCAACAATATCGCCGGCCAGCGCATGTTCGACTACACCAGCGCCAACGTGGGCAAGCTGATGTCCGTGGTGTACATCGAACGCGTGCCGACCGTGACCATGGTCGACGGCAAGGAAGTACGCAGCGTGCGCGTGCGCGAGGAAGCGCTGGCGCCGACGCGCATCGCCGGCGTGTTCGGCAAGAACTTCCAGACCACCGGCCTGGAGAAGACCGAGGCCGACAACCTGGCCAAGCTGCTGCGCGCCGGCTCGCTGGCCGCGCCGATGGACTTCATCGAAGAACGCGTGGTCGGCCCCAGCCTGGGCGCCGAGAACGTCGCGCGCGGCACCAAGGCGGTGGTGTTCTCCTTCGTCTTCGCGCTGGCGTTCTTCCTGGTCTACTACCGCATGTTCGGCCTGATCACCTGCATCGCGCTGCTGCTCAACCTGGTGATGGTGGTGGCGGTGATGTCGCTGTTCGGCGCCACCATGACGCTGCCCGGCTTCGCCGGCCTGGCCCTGACCATCGGCATGTCGGTGGACGCCAACGTGCTGATCAACGAACGCATACGCGAGGAACTGCGGGCGGGGGTGCCTCCCCAGGCCGCCATCGCGACCGGTTACGACAAGGCGTCGGGCACCATCTTCGACTCGAACATGACCGCGCTGCTGGCCGGCGTGGCGCTGTACGCCTTCGGCACCGGACCCTTGAAGGGCTTCGCGGTGACGATGGTCATCGGCATCCTGACGTCGGTGTTCACCGCGGTCACCGTGTCGCGCGGCATCGCCACCCTGATCTACGGCGGCCGCCGCAAGATCAAGTCCATCGCCATCTGA
- the secF gene encoding protein translocase subunit SecF — translation MSLFPLRLIPHTTNFNFMRVRWVSIGIAALLAIAAIGAIAFKSFNFALDFTGGTVVELRFQTPPNVDSVRERLEAGGYGSAQVQTFGTGSDLLVRLQPREDAGTAVGAEASDRTAQDVLRLASSEGNTATVMRSEFVGPQVGKELALNGLYTLLFVVVGFLIYIAVRFEWKFAVSAIITTLADVLIVAGFFAFSGIEFDLTILAGLLSVMGFSINDKIVVFDRVRENFRNLRAEPMEILNRSINQTLSRTIITSFVAFLTVFALYLYGGGSLEGMALSQMIGIVLGTISSIFVACPLLTIGFLTVTKQDLMPKAKDEALLARRP, via the coding sequence ATGAGCCTTTTCCCGTTGCGGCTGATCCCGCACACCACCAACTTCAACTTCATGCGCGTGCGCTGGGTGTCCATCGGCATCGCGGCGCTGCTCGCCATCGCCGCGATCGGCGCCATCGCGTTCAAGAGCTTCAATTTCGCACTGGATTTCACCGGCGGCACGGTGGTCGAACTGCGCTTCCAGACGCCACCGAACGTGGACAGCGTGCGTGAGCGCCTGGAGGCCGGCGGCTATGGCAGCGCCCAGGTGCAGACCTTCGGTACCGGCAGCGACCTGCTGGTGCGCCTGCAGCCCCGCGAGGACGCCGGCACGGCGGTCGGCGCCGAGGCCAGCGACCGCACCGCGCAGGACGTGCTGCGCCTGGCTTCCAGCGAAGGCAACACGGCGACCGTGATGCGCAGCGAGTTCGTCGGCCCGCAGGTCGGCAAGGAACTCGCGCTCAATGGCCTGTATACGCTGCTGTTCGTGGTGGTGGGTTTCCTGATCTACATCGCCGTGCGCTTCGAATGGAAGTTCGCGGTCTCGGCGATCATCACGACCCTGGCGGACGTGCTGATCGTGGCCGGCTTCTTCGCCTTCAGCGGCATCGAGTTCGACCTGACCATCCTGGCCGGCCTGCTGTCGGTGATGGGTTTCTCCATCAACGACAAGATCGTGGTGTTCGACCGCGTGCGCGAGAACTTCCGCAATCTGCGCGCCGAGCCGATGGAAATCCTGAACCGCTCGATCAACCAGACGCTGTCGCGCACGATCATCACGTCGTTCGTGGCGTTCCTGACCGTGTTCGCGCTGTACCTGTATGGCGGCGGTTCGCTGGAAGGCATGGCGCTGTCGCAGATGATCGGCATCGTGCTGGGTACGATCTCGTCGATCTTCGTGGCGTGCCCGCTGCTGACCATCGGCTTCCTGACGGTCACCAAGCAGGACCTGATGCCGAAGGCGAAGGACGAGGCGCTGCTGGCGCGTCGTCCGTAA